The region GCCCTGCTATGAAAGCAAGATATCCAAACTGTTCTTGGGCTTTGTCTGGTTGTCCCATGGTTTTGAGCAGAAAACTTGCCCGTACCTTCTCCGATATTAATCTTTTTCATCACCCAGCCCTTCCTGAGCCCATAGGCTGTTCCACAGGCTGAGAAGAAACGCTTGATTTTAAACATCCTGTATGGACCTAAGGGCGGGTCTTTTAACACTTGAAGCTGCTAGGAAAAATACCATCTTCATCTATCGATTTCATTGTGTGAAAACATCATTCTGATAGAAAAGATTATGTCTAATGGATATGATTAGGAACTCAAAATACATGGTAAGGAATGAAACAGATCCATGTGTCGTCGTCCCCCagttatatttcaaattataattCTATCCCAGTCCCTCCCAACTATATTTGGAGGGGACAGGGATATAATTATAATGTCAAGAAATTGTTTCCCTCATTACTAAAATGCAGGCATCTTTGGGGCAGAGGGCAGTAGCTGTTTAACAGCACTCCCCAACAAGGTACACAAATGTtcacaggaggagctggagaggaatGCTTTATCCAGTTAAAACCGCTGGGGAAACTTATGTGGTCAGTACATAATTACTCGGGTTGGAAGTTAGCCAGGATGCAAGCCACGTGTTCTGctcctagggaaaaaaagtgtaatgaTCAGAcctgtacattttttttaatccaaatattAGCTAAAACCTGGTATCTCTTCAGGCTAAAGAACATAGGGAAATTCTGCTCCATCCCAACGTGGCCAGTTTGGAGCCGATACCGGTTTTACTGGTTTAAACTTGGGATACGGAGATTTATGAAGATATCTTTCGGCAGCAAAGTCGCACGCATTGATTAggcaaaagctattttttctgACGGGTGATTATACGGAagtataatgatttttttttgttccgCAAACTAAAACACGGTTTACTTCCATAGTCTAGTACAAGGGTAGTTCTCTTTATGCGAGGGGATCCGGTGCTTCCCCCCCAAAGCACTGCCCTCAGTACAAGAACGgttcctttttttgctgctgaaatacGAGCGTTGAAATTCTGTTGCATTTCTTGGTAGGGCCTGGTTCACAATAATCTCTGTTGGGAAGCATTTTACAcgtgacttcattcaggaaGCAGTTTCTCTGAGCTCAGAGTACAGAGTCACCACAGGGCCCTTAAACAGCCAGAGACTCGACGCTCTCGTGCAGTCCTAAGGTTTTACAAATAAGCAGCGAAGGACGAAGCAGGGCACGCTCCGAAACTGCTCAGAAACACGTCCACGCAGACAATTTAGAGCCGAGGTGCTGTGGCATAACTTGCCTCCACGCTCGACAACCTCAGGTTCGTTTCCCACGTGCGGTTGGGATATCCAGTACTGCAGGAAGGCCGGCTCACAGCTCCGGAGCGGAGCCCTGGTATTTTGCGTTCTGCCACCGGGCTGTAAAGATGAGCGAGGATTTAGGGCCCGAGTTGGGAACAATTCCTGCTCGAGCTCCACCGCCCCGGGTGCTCCGCCATGCCGCCCGGCTCGCCGCCGCCCGGCTGGCCCCTCTCCCTCTGCGCATGCGCGTTGAGTGAAGCCCTCCCTCCCGCGACGCCAGGGGGCGCAAGAGGCAATGGAGCGGGCGGACCGGTGCGGGGAGGCGAGCTGCTATTGGTCGGCTGAGAGTTGCGTCATCCCTCGGCCTTTGTTTGCGTGGGGTGGGTGGTTGCCCCGGCGACCGGTGCGGGCAGCCCGGTAGCTGCGGTTGTGTCGCCTCCTGACAGAGGCCCCGACAGcgagctctgccctgggctgcgGACTCTGCCATGTGGCGCAGGATCAACTTCGGTCTCCTCCTCAGGCGGGTACGAGCAAGGCAGGGCCCCGCTGCCCTCAGAGGCCTGCTGGGGACACAAACTGGGGGCGACGCAATGTAGTGCCCATATAGCGTACGCCCCGTGAGCGATGGCTTTGGGTCTGGGCTTGGTGGAAGGTCCAAGCTCAAACACCGCTTCGTTACTACCAAAAGTACAAAGAGTAGCATTGGGTTTACGTGTCTGGGTAAAAGAAAGTAATCGCCCCGCTACAACAGCACAGGGGGCTTCTTGCGAAGGTGTTAGTTAACGTTTTGTCAGAAAGTGCACAATGAGTGCGATCTAATTCAAGAAAGCTTCTCTCAAAAAAGCTCCTAGGCCTTGTGACAGTAAGGGGGCTGGTGAGTTCTAGAACATTTCGGCCTCTAGTATGAGACTATATTACGTTGTAAGTTTGAGTTTCCGAGTGGGATCACCTCTCCTGAAGGGAAGGGTGTTTAAGGTCACCCTGGGAAgtagcctcttttttttttttccctttactcaGATCTATAATAGCTGTGACCACAAAAAGAGTGACAAAAGCAGTAGCAGAAGCACTGACTTCTATAAAATCAGCCATTGTGTCTGTTCACAACTGTTACCCGGGAAGGAACCCCTGTTTTCTGGGAAGCAACATGTTCTTGACTTCAGTTGCCCCATTCTTTAAAACCTTtagtaaaataacaaatatattgAATCACAAAGTGGAAACACTGCTTTAAAtgataggattatttttttccccttctccagttACCCTCGGACTGTGTAGATCTGTGTTATCTATATTATCCTATTacatatttcttattatttagaaaatcaCACAGCTTTGAGTTTCCTCCTAATAGAAGGCAGCagccttaggaaaaaaaaatacacacacacacacgcatatatgtgtatataacacacacacacacacacacccccattATTAAGGAAACAAGTGGTGGGAAAACTTTATTCATACATCAGCCTTACCTGCAGAACCACCTTCTCAATAGAGGAGAAGTTTAGGCTATGATGTCATGTGTTCCACCAAAGTTGCCTCAGCTGGGAAGCTACAATCAGGCTGTAGTTGTGGTTGTAGCTGGTGaactgtttacatttttctggtAGAAATTGGCTTGAGGGCAAGGAATAAATTAGGCACAGGAGGCAATCAGAAGATGCTGAGGTTTTCGGTTTACTGCTATGGGTTTATGTTTGAAAGGTATAGGACTAAAATAAAAGCGTGTTCATAGTTATTGGAGATCCACAGTTATTCTGTGGGCTGACTTTTGTAGGAGGTGACTTTattggtgggggttttttgccattTGTGATCTCAGTTTTACAGCCTGAAAGCAGTTCGATTTGTATCATTTTCAGAGTAGGTGCCTGCCGCTTGGAAACCTTTCAGAATTACGAGTTTCATTGAATGAGTCCtttggcatttttaaatgccttagGATATTTTTAGGTCTGGGGTATAGCTGTTGCTTCTGAAAGGGCAGAAACTTTTCTGGGAAAAGGACCAAGTGGCTTTGAGACATGGGAGGTAGCAGAGTGCCTTTCATGGCTTGGAGAGGCTGCTGGGAAGCTGGGCTAGGAGAAGACAAGGCTAAGTTCTGCCCAGCAGGCTTTCCCTGCATTGCTTGTGGAAAAGCTTTCCTATAATAGGGTCTAATTCCCATTGAGTTGTTAATTTGATGTGGATTTTGTCCCTCCGCTAAGGTTCTTGACGGTGGAGCTGGGTGATAAAGGGTCGACCCTGGGATGCCGTGTACAAAATTGCAGAGGAGGTAATGCCACATCCCCCCGGGCAGTCTCTGCAGAGTCACCCGAGGCCACAGGCTGGAGAGGCTCCGCAAAGCTTCGCGGTTCCACGCGGCAGCAGGGAAACCGTCCTCGGTGTGATAAAGCTGAGAGCAATAGATGCAGAGCGCGATCCCTGGATACTTCCGCAAGAAACTGTAGATTTTACTTATGCAGCAGTGGTAAGCCTCGTTACAGGGCGAGTAATTTGAAAAGAGGAGGATGTAGCCAATGTTTTCATGGGCATCTGTAACTGCATCCAGATAACCGCCCACCTCAAACAACAGAGATTCTGGATGGTGGTCTTGCTCAGTACAGTTTGTAGCGTGGCCTTTTTGGACTACTCTGCCTGAGAAGCTCCTCAACTCATAGAAGAGAAGGTGTTTGTTTGGGAGAGATTCTGTTGATCTGTATGGGAAGCCAAAGACCCTGTGAAATTCTGCGTAAGGGACTCTCGCTTCTTCACCAGTCCGCACATGGTAGGGACACTTAGCGCAGACGTGGTTCTGCCTCTGCCAGAAATAGGGCTTTACCACAGTCCCCTGATTTGTCAGATATTCttggaaaattgttttctctcctgGATTCATGTTCTGTTGGAAAATCGCCCCGTTTATGTGCTATATAGCTGACAGTCCTGAATGCAAAAGGAAAGTAATGCTTTCATTTAACCCTTCAGTCTGTGTTGCATTTAAGCTGCAAAAGTAATGGGAGGTAGTCCCTTCAAAAAAAGTAACAAGACTTGTAGCAGGACATAGAAACGTTGTTGATGACACAGAGAACAAAGCTCTCTTGCAGCCTGGGAGCATTTTTAGTTTTCACAAACTAGCCTTTTTGCTAAAAACATGAGTAAAAAGTATTTCTCTGGCTTCTGCCCTCTTACCTTAGACAGGAGAAAGTGCATAAGAAAGACAGGCATGCTTTTCAGGAATTGATTAGCAGATGAGCCTTACGCAAGCtggcaaaacaaacaagtacccaccaacaaaaaaaagaggtgtaATTACCATCTCAGCAGTTCCAGCTCAGGGTAACAGTAAATACTTACCTGATTTCCTTCACTGGCTTTTTAGGATTGGTTCAGCGATCCCACTTTGGTGAATACTgcaagctttcttttcaaaattaggtGGTGCAGAAGAAAGTCCCTATTGCCTCCTCGGTTTTGGCAGTTTGGCTGTAGGAGGATCTTTCCCAAGGGCAGTAACTTTGCTCCAGCTGTAATGGGGACGGCAGGCAGGTTCCTTTAGGTGTTTGCAGGTGCCAAGTGCTAGGAGACGAGAATCTAAATAGGATGTTCTTTTGTGCAGCCAGCCACCTGTGGTAGTTAAGCTTCTGTTCTTTGCCTGTCAATAGTTGTTTCCTATCTTAAGTGATCaagtttcctttgtttctttagtGCTGTTTTGATACAAGGTTTTTATGGCTGAAAGATGGATGTTGTTCTAACGAATACGTTACTGAATTTGGTTCCAGGTGATTGTGATTTCTGTGTGTATCTGTCTGTTGTGCCAGCTGGGCAGAAAGCTCCTGTCGTGCTTCTGCTCTCCCACGCAGGCAACAAAGCTGTCCCTCCTTTAAGAAGTGTGTGCGTGTCCCTCGCTGAGGCTGTAATTCAAGGGAGCAGCGGGCCACTTCGTGAGCTAAATCATGCCCGCTTTGCTTGGGCAGGGTTCCACATGAGTGCAAACACAAGTTTTGTGTAGATGAACAACTTTTGGCTCAAGCACTGAGgcagagaattatttttcttcactgttgcTCTAATTGAGCCACTCATCATCACTGGATCCGGTTTAATTCTGTTACTGCTTTTCTGACTATGAACAACTTTTCCACCTGCATATTTTATTACAGCTTGCTTCTGCATTCCACAGTGTTTTGCCCTCTGACTggcagtatttcattttcttcttaggTTACTAATTTgattcatttgctttgttttccactcCTGACTCTACGCCAACTTCCATGTATTTTCCTGTGTTAGAGCTCTTTCCTGGTCCAGGCTAGTGTGCTGTTCTCATTCAGATTACTTCCAAAGATTGGCTTCCTGACATCGCA is a window of Balearica regulorum gibbericeps isolate bBalReg1 chromosome 8, bBalReg1.pri, whole genome shotgun sequence DNA encoding:
- the LOC142602827 gene encoding putative C->U-editing enzyme APOBEC-4; the protein is MNPGEKTIFQEYLTNQGTVVKPYFWQRQNHVCAKCPYHVRTGEEARVPYAEFHRVFGFPYRSTESLPNKHLLFYELRSFSGRVVQKGHATNCTEQDHHPESLLFEVGGYLDAVTDAHENIGYILLFSNYSPCNEAYHCCISKIYSFLRKYPGIALCIYCSQLYHTEDGFPAAAWNREALRSLSSLWPRVTLQRLPGGMWHYLLCNFVHGIPGSTLYHPAPPSRTLAEGQNPHQINNSMGIRPYYRKAFPQAMQGKPAGQNLALSSPSPASQQPLQAMKGTLLPPMSQSHLVLFPEKFLPFQKQQLYPRPKNILRHLKMPKDSFNETRNSERFPSGRHLL